The Magallana gigas chromosome 6, xbMagGiga1.1, whole genome shotgun sequence genome includes the window TGAAGGATTtatgttgaaaaattatttcaaatagttGTTTCTATGGTGGTGCTAAgctttaaaataacatttgtataaacaaatTCACTGTAAAAGTagtcaatttcattattttcaacctaAAGAGAAGTCAAAAACAGTTTGCTATATCTTTAAACTGAttataactgttttaaaattctgacataaaaaatattgcagtatTTTTTCACCCAGCAAAATACATTGAGTATATCAaactgtctttaaaaaaaatagaataaaaatacaGCACTATAGAaagttataacaaaaaaaaatgtcatgcgCTCTCGAATTAAAGTCTCTGGTAACTCGACCATTGACCTGATGATAGAGTAAACAACCTATACCAAGTTCCATGTACCAAACTTAAAAGATAAATTAACTTTGCTTCATGGTTATTATTGTTACATGCAGATTTATTTTGATAGCTTATCAAGTTGTGTAGATATGGACGTCACGACTTATCAAATAAAGTGGGTATATATTTATCATCCAGAGCTAATACAGGGCGCTGTGATATTTAACATACTGGCATGATGTATACCCTCTGTCTCCTATTATTATTTATTGCATGCTACTTAATACAGGATAGAATTGCAGCCCAAGGTAAGATTACTCACTTGCATGAGACCAAGTGAAAATACTAACCACGCGCGGatccacaattttttttcccaagaaCGAGGTTCGAGAGagagtttttgtttgtttgccattttaaaagtaattttacaATGCGAATGAATAACTTGATAAGTTCCATAAGACTGAATTTTCCAGAAGAGGGGGTTGAGGGTATGGACTCCCCTCCCCCACTTATCCCATGCATGATAGCTATTTGAATCTTTGTTTTACATGTTCCATCCATGAGCATGCTTGTGTCAATGAcatgttaacatttaaggtcGCCCTTGCTCCAAGTTATCGTTTGGTCCGGGAAACATTGTATGTCGCTGCAATGCCTCATATTGTGATACAGTTGAACCTATAGAGCCCCTGACGTCTGGAAGCTTTGCTCTGTACACGTCCAACAGCAATGGAAGTCGATTGGTAAAAAGCGTGGGTAGCCTCTCCAAATCTACAGCGGGTGGTAAGATGCTAGcttctgtttatttattttcatcttgTGTTTATAATCCATTGTTTTCAAGAAACGTTACCTGTTTTTAGATAAACTTATTAAATAACTTCATTGGGTAGATATCGCCTTAATAAATTAACGTTTATTGTGATTTACCTATACTTTCACCATCTTGGTTGCTGTCCATTTGTAACTCTTTTTTTGAAGTTGTGGTTAGAATAGACACAAACACTAGCTACCAGTCTCTGTTTGGTTTTGGCGGGGCTTTCACTGATGCTGCAGCCATCAACATAGCTAATTTGTCATCTGGCGCGGCAAATTACGTCATTGACTCCTATTACGGGCCCCAAGGTAAGCGGTTGATGTACTTGATGTTTACGTCTCAAAAAGAGTTAATACCAATCGagcttcatatacatgtatgtcgtaATACTGTGTTTCCAACAATGTATATCAGCTTAATTGCACCCCCATTTGCCTCTCCATAAAAAAGTTTCCATGCATGTACATGAAGGTGTAGTTTGACATTTCTTggtattaaaaattaaagaaactataaaatacaaaaacatttgttACAAGTCACAAAAAGATTAGATATTTGTTTACAATCCCTTTTCAGGGATAGAGTATTCCGTCGGCCGGGTGCCTATAGGAAGCTGTGATTTCTCTACACATCCCTACTCGTATGATGATGTTGACGGAGACTTTAATTTGACCAAGTTTCAACTCGCCAAAGAAGATTTGACTCTAAAGGTGCTTAATTAAATTACGTCGTTTCTTTGTATGCATATTGCCGTTTTACGACACAGAAACACtgcattttatttgaaatgacaAGTAAAGACAATGATagtaaataaattcataaaattaatcatttatcGACATAATGTTTAGCATTTTCGTAATTATTAATTACACTTGACCTTTAAATAACCAAACATGAACCTTATATACACCTTTTAATCAGATTCCACTTATTCAAAGAGCGATATCTGTCAGTAAGAGGAACATCTCGTTTTTCGGAAGTCCTTGGACAGCACCTGCATGGATGAAGACGAACAACAACCTGACTGGGAAAGGCTTTATACGGGGAGAGGCGGGCAACTCTTACCATAAAGCCTGGGCTCTGCATTTTGTCaagtatctctctctctctctctctctctctctctctctctctctctctctcttccatccttcagtctgtccgtccgtccgtccgtccgtccatccatTTATCCATCCATACATCCATCCATCCATATTATGAGCCGctattattaaaatgaaataatataaaacatattaaaacttTGTATAACGCTTAGTATTTCCTAATTCCGACATGGTGCTCAATTAACATTCAAGATTCCTTGATGCATACAAGCAACACAACATCAGCTTTTGGGGACTGACTGCCCAGAATGAACCAACAGACGGGAACATTGACCATTTTCCATTCCAGGCCACTGGCTGGACGCCTGAGCAACAACGAGACTTCATTGCCAAGGACCTAGGGCCGACGCTTCATGCGAATGGTTACAAGGACATCAAACTAATGATGCTAGACGATCAAAGGCTTCTGATGACATATTGGGCTGACACGGTAATCAGAAAATTAATCTGATTTTAATTAAGTTCTCTTAGAAATGAGATTCCTTAGCCTTTACCGGTATCTATTTTTGTCAACATTGATTTAGAAAGATCTTTCTTGAATTCGTTTTTTAGGTTAGAAATGCAGAAAAATATGTCGTGGGTTTTTTCGGGGGTGTTTTTCTAAATTGCTTTTAATGTTTGTAGTCAATAGAGTTGGCTActtacaataaaataatttttatttatcttttaatttatttatttttacatgtatcttatcaGATTATAAcatactattgaaataaaatctgATTTCTGGTGTTAAACTCTCATTTTTAATCTAAAGCCTTTTTGAATatgaaaaatcaattaaaatcattaattgatcttgttttattttgaaaaaagatggATGTATATTTaagcgtgtaaaatgcccatacacggtcgaacaaactactgaaaaattaaaatatcaataaatcttatattttaaaaaaaaatcatataaaacaatatgtttaacgtatcattgattttaaacctattaatatgttcaatacttggaatatgttgactcaaacaggcgtatacatatcaaaacctgcaaatagtgtcattttttagaactttaaggcattttcatttatagagtgggtctgtgctccatatttttctcatagtctaaataaggtctattggaaaacaaaccgatttcaatcaacaaaatagtggagagatgacccactatacattaaaattattattttgtatcccaacaatggaacgttttgaaaaaaaatatttatacaagtccgtaaattcgtggccaaagtcacatataatatttaaacagcctTCTTTGTTGTGTCttaagctaaccttatatatctagggtttttatggtatgggttcgataccactaAAATTTCAggcaatatctttttttatcgtttgttaaatatattaaaaactgaatgtagttagaaattgtgcttttacaaacttgtattataatatatttgaatagatttaattgtgaaaaaataaattcaaaattgtatttcacgacTAAACCGAATGGACATTTGCACCATCCTATTCCCCTATCTTCTTTAAAAGCCATTGCTTCCATTTTGAAGATTCTCACGGATCCAGATGCCAGCAAATTCATTTCCGGTGTTGCAGTTCATTGGTATATGGATGCTATATCCCCCACGTTTGCGCTTGACTACGTCCATAAAAAGTTCCCGGACCATTTCATGTTTGGAACAGAGGCCTGTTATGATACGGTCATCCATCCCGTCAACCTTGGAAACTGGAAACACGCGGAGGGATATGCTAATGATATAATGCAGGTACATGTTCATATAAATAcctaaaatataatatttatctaAAATCTTGTAAAAGTGGAGTTGTTCCTAACATgatattcaacaaaaaaatgaGACCGGTTGATTCGTATATGGTTGTTGCGGAAACAAagggtttattttatttttttgatttcctATATATGAGGACACGTATTTATGATTTATGAATggaatcaagtttttttttaatctgatcaTAATTTtgccaaccaaaaaaaaaacccacagaaaAACCAACCAATTATATAACCACCTCTGCATTAAATACCCTCTCCCCATcaccaaaaaaaccccaacaactacatgtatctataaaagCACTAtttaaagaacttttttttattgcgGAAGGATCTGGAACACTGGGTCACGGGGTGGACGGACTGGAACCTTGCCCTCAATATGGAGGGAGGGCCAAACTGGGTACACAATTATGTCGACAGCCCCATCATCGTCAATGCGGAGAAGGATGAGTTCTACAAACAGCCTATGTTCTATGCAATGGGACACTTTAGGTTAGTACTCACTTGAGCAtgatttgatttaataaaatcattttttttccaaatgctAGTAAACCaatgaattgtttttattagGAATTCTCTGAAACattgataaactttttttttaaaatgacatgttGAGTTCTTACATAAAAAATCACTTCATATTTACGCATAAATATTGTTTTCTCCTGAactattaaaaagataaaatcaatttttttcatacatctGTAGATTGACGTCAACAtggttcatatacatgtacatacatgtattcatagatttttatatactagtattataattttttactaTAGTAAATTCCTTCCCCCTGGATCTCTTCGAATTGGACACACAGTTAAAGGATCAGTTCCAAAGGATATCAAGATCTTGAGTTTTAAAACACCAAGCAAATATTTCGTGATAGTTATCCTAAATAAGTGAGTAAAACACTGGTGGGGGTGTAATCTAATTAATGACaaaatttctatatatatatattgatgacAACAATTtattctttcaaaatatttactgaAGAAATATGCCAGTCTGTTGTTTTTTCC containing:
- the LOC105349057 gene encoding lysosomal acid glucosylceramidase yields the protein MMYTLCLLLLFIACYLIQDRIAAQGRPCSKLSFGPGNIVCRCNASYCDTVEPIEPLTSGSFALYTSNSNGSRLVKSVGSLSKSTAGVVVRIDTNTSYQSLFGFGGAFTDAAAINIANLSSGAANYVIDSYYGPQGIEYSVGRVPIGSCDFSTHPYSYDDVDGDFNLTKFQLAKEDLTLKIPLIQRAISVSKRNISFFGSPWTAPAWMKTNNNLTGKGFIRGEAGNSYHKAWALHFVKFLDAYKQHNISFWGLTAQNEPTDGNIDHFPFQATGWTPEQQRDFIAKDLGPTLHANGYKDIKLMMLDDQRLLMTYWADTILTDPDASKFISGVAVHWYMDAISPTFALDYVHKKFPDHFMFGTEACYDTVIHPVNLGNWKHAEGYANDIMQDLEHWVTGWTDWNLALNMEGGPNWVHNYVDSPIIVNAEKDEFYKQPMFYAMGHFSKFLPPGSLRIGHTVKGSVPKDIKILSFKTPSKYFVIVILNKSDTDFKLCVQIPSGECINITAAQHSINTVVTSTSK